In Pedobacter heparinus DSM 2366, the following are encoded in one genomic region:
- a CDS encoding NPCBM/NEW2 domain-containing protein, with translation MELKQRFKVLLCCIGCFLMGTTLVYGQKNNTIWMDDLSIRTFSEGIPAVLAKTSGSGEAIRMKGITYSRGIGVNGTSVLSFLLNGNASAFSAVVGVDDMGMKGLPYRFYVIGDRKILFESGDMKWGDQPRMLNVNLTGIKRLGLLVLVEQGITKTYSNWADAKFIMKDEQMPLNIPNTDERIILTPVAGTQPKINSAAVFGARPGNPFLYTIAATGERPLVFSASNLPDGLQVDAKTGIITGKVLERGVYTVTLKAKNSSGESVKQLRIKIGDTIALTPPMGWNGWNSWARAIDQEKVMASADAMVKMGLANHGWTYINIDDAWQGQRGGKYNAIQPNEKFPSFKQMTDYIHSLGLKLGVYSTPWISSYAGYPGGSSNLEHGFFPDAVRDNKRAFRYIGKYSFEKEDAMQMAEWGVDYLKYDWRIEVPSAERMSVALKNSGRDIFYSISNSAPFSNVKDWVRLTNSYRTGPDIRDSWLSLYVSAFTLDKWSPYGGPGHWNDPDMMILGNVTTGSPLHPTRLTPDEQYSHVSLFSLLAAPLLIGCPIEQLDAFTLNLLTNDEVIAVNQDALGRPARLVGEENGVQIWLKQLENKEYAIGLFNIDGYTKTPQSYFRWGDEKPVSFTLDLTKIGLKGKYTIRDVWRQKNLGEFEGTFNTGIRHHGVVMIRLTAHQSTKH, from the coding sequence ATGGAGCTGAAGCAAAGGTTTAAAGTACTTCTATGTTGTATAGGCTGTTTTTTGATGGGGACCACGCTGGTTTACGGACAAAAAAACAATACCATCTGGATGGATGATTTAAGTATCCGTACTTTTTCGGAAGGGATTCCGGCAGTGCTGGCAAAGACTTCAGGTTCCGGTGAGGCGATCCGTATGAAAGGCATCACTTACAGCAGAGGGATTGGTGTGAATGGTACCAGTGTGCTGAGTTTTTTACTGAATGGAAACGCCTCAGCATTTTCAGCGGTGGTGGGTGTAGATGATATGGGGATGAAAGGTTTGCCGTATCGGTTTTATGTGATCGGTGACCGGAAAATTCTTTTTGAAAGCGGAGATATGAAATGGGGAGATCAACCCAGAATGTTAAATGTAAATTTAACAGGAATTAAGCGTTTGGGCTTGCTGGTGCTTGTTGAGCAGGGTATAACCAAAACCTACTCCAATTGGGCTGATGCTAAATTTATCATGAAAGATGAGCAGATGCCACTCAACATTCCCAATACAGATGAACGGATTATTTTAACCCCTGTTGCCGGAACTCAACCTAAGATCAATTCTGCGGCTGTGTTTGGTGCCAGACCGGGGAATCCATTTTTGTATACCATTGCTGCAACCGGCGAAAGGCCCCTGGTATTTTCAGCCAGCAATTTGCCGGACGGGCTGCAGGTTGATGCGAAGACAGGTATCATTACAGGTAAGGTGTTAGAGAGAGGGGTGTATACCGTAACATTGAAAGCTAAAAATTCATCCGGTGAGTCTGTTAAACAGCTGAGGATAAAAATTGGCGATACCATTGCATTGACACCACCTATGGGCTGGAATGGGTGGAACTCCTGGGCAAGAGCAATTGACCAGGAAAAAGTAATGGCATCAGCAGATGCCATGGTAAAAATGGGACTGGCCAATCATGGCTGGACTTACATCAATATCGATGATGCCTGGCAGGGGCAAAGAGGTGGAAAATACAATGCCATTCAGCCCAATGAAAAGTTTCCTTCTTTTAAACAAATGACAGATTATATCCATAGCCTGGGCTTAAAACTCGGTGTTTATTCCACTCCCTGGATCAGCAGTTACGCGGGTTATCCTGGTGGTTCTTCCAACCTGGAGCATGGATTTTTCCCTGATGCTGTGCGGGACAATAAAAGAGCTTTCCGCTATATCGGCAAGTACAGTTTCGAAAAAGAAGATGCCATGCAAATGGCGGAATGGGGAGTTGATTATTTAAAATATGACTGGCGGATAGAAGTACCTTCGGCAGAACGCATGTCGGTAGCCCTGAAAAATTCGGGCAGAGACATCTTTTACAGCATTTCCAATTCGGCTCCTTTCAGCAACGTAAAAGACTGGGTACGGTTAACCAATAGTTACCGTACAGGACCGGATATCAGGGATAGCTGGTTAAGCCTCTACGTAAGTGCATTTACACTCGATAAATGGAGCCCTTATGGCGGACCGGGGCATTGGAATGATCCGGACATGATGATATTGGGCAATGTGACTACCGGTTCTCCTTTACATCCAACCAGGCTTACTCCGGATGAACAGTATAGCCATGTGAGTTTATTCAGTTTACTGGCCGCCCCGCTGCTGATTGGCTGCCCTATAGAACAACTGGATGCCTTTACGCTAAACCTGCTGACCAATGATGAAGTGATTGCTGTAAACCAGGACGCGCTGGGCAGGCCTGCAAGGTTGGTTGGAGAAGAAAACGGTGTGCAGATCTGGTTGAAACAACTGGAAAATAAGGAGTATGCGATTGGCCTGTTTAACATCGACGGATATACCAAAACGCCGCAGTCTTATTTTCGCTGGGGTGATGAAAAGCCTGTATCCTTTACCCTGGATCTGACAAAAATCGGATTGAAGGGAAAATATACCATACGTGATGTATGGAGGCAAAAGAACCTAGGTGAATTTGAAGGAACATTTAACACCGGCATCAGGCACCATGGCGTGGTAATGATCAGGTTAACGGCCCATCAATCAACAAAACATTAA
- a CDS encoding glycoside hydrolase family 28 protein, with amino-acid sequence MKYKLVLLFSLIYTISANCQVKDQLITANGAVADGQTNNAAVIQQLIDKAAAGGGGRVIVPPGNFMSGPVFLKSGVDLHLELGARLLGSTDRADYGAYNGRPALVSAKNQNNISISGKGIIDGQGQELMLDIFKKLRSGEMKQDSSWLYKRPGIGRTMILTFTSCTNVKVTGVTLKDATDWVQDYRECNGVIIDGITVQSTAYWNNDGLDITDSKNVRITNCFINASDDALCFKSENPDSSCENVFVDNCTLRSSANGLKFGTRNSGGFRNFKIRNLSIFDTYRSAIALESVDGGFLENIDIQHVVAKNTGNAIFIRRGQRNTAGAVGSLKGIYIANVKVETPLLKPDQGYPIEGPPDHLRPGFDKMPVRPSNFHIYGHPFLPYNLIPSSIVGLPGYPVEDVTLENIEISYGGRANKNIAYIPLDKITEIPENPANYPEFSMFGELPAWGFYIRHAAGIKMINVKISYLENDFRPAMVLDDVKGMKLSNMKIPTVKELPVIQLNNTDGISFQQLEMPVTEAKGILKTNYR; translated from the coding sequence ATAAAGCCGCTGCCGGTGGCGGCGGAAGGGTAATTGTGCCGCCAGGTAATTTTATGTCGGGGCCGGTGTTCTTAAAATCTGGTGTCGACCTGCATCTGGAACTGGGAGCCCGCCTGCTCGGGTCTACAGACCGGGCTGATTATGGGGCCTATAACGGAAGACCAGCGCTCGTGTCCGCAAAAAATCAAAATAACATTTCGATCAGTGGCAAAGGGATCATTGATGGGCAGGGGCAGGAACTGATGCTGGATATTTTTAAGAAACTCCGGAGCGGGGAAATGAAACAGGATTCTAGCTGGCTGTACAAACGGCCGGGAATAGGACGGACAATGATCCTGACCTTTACTTCCTGTACCAATGTAAAGGTGACGGGGGTTACCCTGAAAGATGCAACAGACTGGGTACAGGATTACCGGGAATGTAATGGAGTAATTATTGATGGTATTACGGTACAAAGTACGGCCTATTGGAACAATGATGGCCTGGACATTACCGATTCGAAAAACGTAAGGATAACCAATTGTTTCATCAATGCATCTGATGACGCACTTTGTTTTAAATCTGAAAACCCTGACAGTTCCTGCGAGAATGTTTTTGTAGACAATTGTACTTTAAGGTCGAGCGCAAACGGACTGAAGTTTGGTACCCGCAATTCCGGGGGCTTTCGCAATTTTAAGATCCGTAATCTTAGCATTTTTGATACTTACCGCTCTGCTATTGCACTCGAATCGGTAGATGGTGGTTTTTTGGAAAATATTGACATTCAGCACGTGGTGGCCAAAAATACCGGTAATGCCATTTTTATACGTCGGGGGCAGCGCAATACAGCGGGGGCAGTGGGCAGTTTAAAAGGCATCTATATCGCGAATGTAAAAGTGGAAACCCCTTTGTTAAAACCCGATCAGGGTTACCCGATTGAAGGACCACCGGATCACCTTCGTCCGGGTTTTGATAAAATGCCGGTACGCCCGTCTAATTTTCACATTTACGGACATCCCTTTTTGCCGTACAACCTCATCCCTTCTTCGATTGTAGGTTTGCCGGGCTATCCTGTAGAAGATGTTACCCTTGAAAATATAGAGATCAGCTATGGTGGCAGGGCCAATAAAAATATCGCTTATATACCCCTGGATAAGATCACTGAAATTCCTGAAAACCCGGCTAACTATCCTGAGTTCTCCATGTTTGGTGAACTGCCTGCCTGGGGATTTTATATCCGGCATGCTGCAGGTATAAAAATGATCAATGTAAAAATAAGTTACCTGGAAAATGATTTCAGACCTGCAATGGTGCTGGATGATGTGAAAGGAATGAAACTCAGCAACATGAAAATTCCGACTGTAAAAGAGCTGCCGGTGATTCAACTGAACAATACGGATGGCATCAGTTTCCAACAGCTGGAAATGCCGGTTACTGAAGCGAAAGGGATTTTAAAAACAAATTATAGATAA